Proteins found in one Zea mays cultivar B73 chromosome 1, Zm-B73-REFERENCE-NAM-5.0, whole genome shotgun sequence genomic segment:
- the LOC103643414 gene encoding ABC transporter G family member 11 isoform X1 has protein sequence MRKGAVAVMGREAAAAVAAELEDSLGNAAAAAAAAPVLSPLSETLWRDRAAAGGVLLGDVSARLAWRDLTVTVALGTGDTQAVLQGLTGHAEPGTITALMGPSGSGKSTLLDALAGRLAANAFLDGTVLLNGRKANLSFGAAAYVTQDDNLIGTLTVRETISYSARLRLPDSMPREEKQALVEGTIAEMGLQDCADTVVGNWHLRGISGGEKRRVSIALEILMRPRLLFLDEPTSGLDSASAFFVTQTLRGLARDGGRTVVASVHQPSSDVFLLFDCLYLLSGGRTVYFGKASEACEFFAQAGFPCPPMRNPSDHFLRCINSDFDRVKATLKGSMKTRFERSYDDPLEKITTSEAMSRLVSHYQHSQHYVSAQQKVDEMARLKGTVLDSGGSQASFLMQASTLTKRSFVNMSRDFGYYWLRLIIYVVVTICIGTIYFNVGTGYSSILARGACASFIFGFVTFMSIGGFPSFVEDMKVFQRERLNGHYGVVAFVISNTVSAMPFLVLITLVSGTLCYFMVRLHPGFTHYLFFVLDLYASVTVVESLMMAIASVIPNFLMGIIVGAGIQGIFMLVSGYFRLPHDIPKPFWRYPMSYISFHYWALRGQYQNDLKGLLFDGQQDDVLPSKIPGEFILENVFQMDAGRSKWLDLAVLLCMVVVYRLLFFAMIKAAEDVTPRVRRHVARRRVRSRRRQQPLPARTPSLRGYVVHAAASLPADHP, from the exons ATGAGGAAGGGGGCAGTGGCCGTGATGGGGAGGGAGGCCGCGGCCGCGGTGGCGGCGGAGCTGGAGGACTCGTTGGGGAACGCTGCTGctgccgcggcggcggcgcccgtgcTGAGCCCGCTGAGCGAGACGCTGTGGCGCGACAGGGCGGCGGCGGGCGGGGTCCTCCTCGGGGACGTGTCGGCGCGGCTGGCGTGGCGGGACCTCACCGTGACCGTGGCGCTCGGCACCGGCGACACGCAGGCCGTGCTGCAGGGCCTCACGGGCCACGCCGAGCCCGGCACCATCACCGCGCTCATGGGCCCGTCCGGCTCCGGCAAGTCCACGCTGCTCGACGCGCTCGCCGGACGCCTCGCCGCCAACGCCTTCCTCGACGGGACCGTCCTCCTCAACGGCCGCAAGGCCAACCTCTCCTTCGGCGCCGCG GCCTACGTGACGCAAGACGACAACCTGATCGGCACGCTGACGGTGAGGGAGACGATCTCGTACTCGGCGCGTCTCCGGCTCCCCGACAGCATGCCGAGGGAGGAGAAGCAGGCCCTGGTGGAGGGCACCATCGCCGAGATGGGGCTCCAGGACTGCGCCGACACGGTGGTGGGCAACTGGCACCTGAGGGGGATCAGCGGCGGCGAGAAGAGGCGGGTCAGCATCGCCCTGGAGATCCTCATGAGGCCCCGGCTGCTCTTCCTGGACGAGCCCACCAGCGGCCTCGACAG CGCTTCGGCGTTCTTCGTGACGCAGACGCTGCGGGGGCTGGCGAGGGATGGCGGCCGGACCGTCGTAGCTTCGGTCCACCAGCCGAGCAGCGACGTCTTCTTGCTGTTCGACTGCCTCTACCTCCTGTCAGGAGGCAGAACAGTCTACTTTGGCAAGGCTTCAGAGGCTTGCGAG TTCTTCGCGCAAGCTGGGTTCCCGTGCCCGCCGATGCGCAACCCGTCGGACCATTTCCTCCGGTGCATAAATTCGGACTTCGACAGGGTGAAGGCCACCCTGAAAGGGTCGATGAAGACGAGG TTCGAAAGATCTTACGACGATCCGCTGGAGAAGATCACGACCTCGGAGGCGATGAGCAGGCTGGTCAGCCACTACCAGCACTCGCAGCACTACGTCAGCGCGCAGCAGAAAGTAGACGAGATGGCCCGGCTC AAAGGGACTGTGCTGGACTCTGGAGGGAGCCAGGCTAGCTTCCTGATGCAGGCGTCCACGCTCACGAAGCGGTCGTTCGTCAATATGTCCAGGGATTTCGGGTACTACTGGCTGAGGCTCATCATCTATGTCGTCGTCACGATTTGCATCGGGACTATATACTTCAATGTCGGCACCGGCTACAGCTCTATCCTG GCCCGGGGGGCATGCGCTTCCTTCATCTTCGGCTTCGTCACGTTCATGTCGATCGGGGGGTTCCCGTCGTTCGTGGAGGACATGAAGGTGTTTCAGAGGGAGAGGCTGAACGGGCACTACGGCGTGGTCGCGTTCGTGATCAGCAACACGGTGTCGGCGATGCCGTTCCTGGTCCTGATCACCCTGGTGTCGGGCACGCTGTGCTACTTCATGGTGCGCCTGCACCCGGGCTTCACGCACTACCTCTTCTTCGTGCTGGACCTCTACGCCAGCGTCACCGTGGTGGAGAGCCTGATGATGGCCATCGCGAGCGTCATCCCCAACTTCCTCATGGGCATCATCGTCGGCGCGGGGATCCAGGGGATATTCATGCTGGTGTCGGGCTACTTCAGGCTCCCCCACGACATCCCCAAGCCCTTCTGGAGGTACCCCATGTCCTACATCAGCTTCCACTACTGGGCGCTGCGGGGCCAGTACCAGAACGACCTCAAGGGCCTGCTGTTCGACGGCCAGCAGGACGACGTGCTGCCCAGCAAGATCCCCGGCGAGTTCATCCTGGAGAACGTGTTCCAGATGGACGCGGGGCGGTCCAAGTGGCTCGACCTGGCCGTGCTGCTCTGCATGGTCGTCGTCTACCGCCTGCTCTTCTTCGCCATGATCAAGGCCGCCGAGGACGTCACCCCccgggtgcgccgccacgtcgcgCGCCGGCGGGTGCGGAGCCGGCGGCGCCAGCAGCCGCTGCCCGCCCGGACGCCCTCGCTCCGCGGTTACGTGGTCCACGCCGCCGCCAGCCTGCCGGCCGATCACCCGTGA
- the LOC103643414 gene encoding ABC transporter G family member 11 isoform X2, translating to MRKGAVAVMGREAAAAVAAELEDSLGNAAAAAAAAPVLSPLSETLWRDRAAAGGVLLGDVSARLAWRDLTVTVALGTGDTQAVLQGLTGHAEPGTITALMGPSGSGKSTLLDALAGRLAANAFLDGTVLLNGRKANLSFGAAAYVTQDDNLIGTLTVRETISYSARLRLPDSMPREEKQALVEGTIAEMGLQDCADTVVGNWHLRGISGGEKRRVSIALEILMRPRLLFLDEPTSGLDSASAFFVTQTLRGLARDGGRTVVASVHQPSSDVFLLFDCLYLLSGGRTVYFGKASEACEKGTVLDSGGSQASFLMQASTLTKRSFVNMSRDFGYYWLRLIIYVVVTICIGTIYFNVGTGYSSILARGACASFIFGFVTFMSIGGFPSFVEDMKVFQRERLNGHYGVVAFVISNTVSAMPFLVLITLVSGTLCYFMVRLHPGFTHYLFFVLDLYASVTVVESLMMAIASVIPNFLMGIIVGAGIQGIFMLVSGYFRLPHDIPKPFWRYPMSYISFHYWALRGQYQNDLKGLLFDGQQDDVLPSKIPGEFILENVFQMDAGRSKWLDLAVLLCMVVVYRLLFFAMIKAAEDVTPRVRRHVARRRVRSRRRQQPLPARTPSLRGYVVHAAASLPADHP from the exons ATGAGGAAGGGGGCAGTGGCCGTGATGGGGAGGGAGGCCGCGGCCGCGGTGGCGGCGGAGCTGGAGGACTCGTTGGGGAACGCTGCTGctgccgcggcggcggcgcccgtgcTGAGCCCGCTGAGCGAGACGCTGTGGCGCGACAGGGCGGCGGCGGGCGGGGTCCTCCTCGGGGACGTGTCGGCGCGGCTGGCGTGGCGGGACCTCACCGTGACCGTGGCGCTCGGCACCGGCGACACGCAGGCCGTGCTGCAGGGCCTCACGGGCCACGCCGAGCCCGGCACCATCACCGCGCTCATGGGCCCGTCCGGCTCCGGCAAGTCCACGCTGCTCGACGCGCTCGCCGGACGCCTCGCCGCCAACGCCTTCCTCGACGGGACCGTCCTCCTCAACGGCCGCAAGGCCAACCTCTCCTTCGGCGCCGCG GCCTACGTGACGCAAGACGACAACCTGATCGGCACGCTGACGGTGAGGGAGACGATCTCGTACTCGGCGCGTCTCCGGCTCCCCGACAGCATGCCGAGGGAGGAGAAGCAGGCCCTGGTGGAGGGCACCATCGCCGAGATGGGGCTCCAGGACTGCGCCGACACGGTGGTGGGCAACTGGCACCTGAGGGGGATCAGCGGCGGCGAGAAGAGGCGGGTCAGCATCGCCCTGGAGATCCTCATGAGGCCCCGGCTGCTCTTCCTGGACGAGCCCACCAGCGGCCTCGACAG CGCTTCGGCGTTCTTCGTGACGCAGACGCTGCGGGGGCTGGCGAGGGATGGCGGCCGGACCGTCGTAGCTTCGGTCCACCAGCCGAGCAGCGACGTCTTCTTGCTGTTCGACTGCCTCTACCTCCTGTCAGGAGGCAGAACAGTCTACTTTGGCAAGGCTTCAGAGGCTTGCGAG AAAGGGACTGTGCTGGACTCTGGAGGGAGCCAGGCTAGCTTCCTGATGCAGGCGTCCACGCTCACGAAGCGGTCGTTCGTCAATATGTCCAGGGATTTCGGGTACTACTGGCTGAGGCTCATCATCTATGTCGTCGTCACGATTTGCATCGGGACTATATACTTCAATGTCGGCACCGGCTACAGCTCTATCCTG GCCCGGGGGGCATGCGCTTCCTTCATCTTCGGCTTCGTCACGTTCATGTCGATCGGGGGGTTCCCGTCGTTCGTGGAGGACATGAAGGTGTTTCAGAGGGAGAGGCTGAACGGGCACTACGGCGTGGTCGCGTTCGTGATCAGCAACACGGTGTCGGCGATGCCGTTCCTGGTCCTGATCACCCTGGTGTCGGGCACGCTGTGCTACTTCATGGTGCGCCTGCACCCGGGCTTCACGCACTACCTCTTCTTCGTGCTGGACCTCTACGCCAGCGTCACCGTGGTGGAGAGCCTGATGATGGCCATCGCGAGCGTCATCCCCAACTTCCTCATGGGCATCATCGTCGGCGCGGGGATCCAGGGGATATTCATGCTGGTGTCGGGCTACTTCAGGCTCCCCCACGACATCCCCAAGCCCTTCTGGAGGTACCCCATGTCCTACATCAGCTTCCACTACTGGGCGCTGCGGGGCCAGTACCAGAACGACCTCAAGGGCCTGCTGTTCGACGGCCAGCAGGACGACGTGCTGCCCAGCAAGATCCCCGGCGAGTTCATCCTGGAGAACGTGTTCCAGATGGACGCGGGGCGGTCCAAGTGGCTCGACCTGGCCGTGCTGCTCTGCATGGTCGTCGTCTACCGCCTGCTCTTCTTCGCCATGATCAAGGCCGCCGAGGACGTCACCCCccgggtgcgccgccacgtcgcgCGCCGGCGGGTGCGGAGCCGGCGGCGCCAGCAGCCGCTGCCCGCCCGGACGCCCTCGCTCCGCGGTTACGTGGTCCACGCCGCCGCCAGCCTGCCGGCCGATCACCCGTGA